A region of Paenibacillus thiaminolyticus DNA encodes the following proteins:
- a CDS encoding flagellar protein FlgN, whose product MSAAPIVELLSRMEDLYSELVRIGEAKTQVIIQNDINNLVKLSQQESKCLKQLASLEQEREEAVQSFLQSKGIKSQLKLTVTEITKLIFEANERQEMLAVQERIRTVLENLKFINDHNQTLIQQSIHFIEYQLNLHIDYSDQDMLYRRPEQAAPQYSRPGMMDTRA is encoded by the coding sequence GTGAGCGCAGCGCCAATTGTGGAATTATTGAGCCGCATGGAGGATCTCTATTCAGAGCTCGTCCGTATCGGGGAAGCCAAGACCCAGGTGATTATTCAGAACGACATCAATAACTTGGTCAAGCTGTCCCAGCAGGAATCAAAATGCTTGAAGCAGCTTGCTTCCCTGGAACAGGAGCGGGAAGAGGCGGTGCAGTCGTTCCTGCAATCGAAGGGGATTAAATCGCAGTTGAAGCTTACGGTGACCGAGATTACAAAGCTGATTTTCGAAGCTAATGAGCGGCAAGAGATGCTTGCCGTGCAAGAACGTATCCGGACGGTGCTGGAAAATTTAAAGTTCATCAATGACCATAACCAGACGCTCATTCAGCAGTCCATTCATTTTATCGAATATCAGCTTAATTTGCATATAGATTATTCCGATCAAGACATGTTGTACCGCCGTCCGGAGCAAGCTGCTCCTCAATATAGCAGGCCCGGCATGATGGATACGCGTGCATAG
- the flgK gene encoding flagellar hook-associated protein FlgK, whose amino-acid sequence MRSTFHGLETSKRSLFVQSTMMQTLGHNIANASTDGYTRQRVNASATRPLAMPGMYNSVAPGQLGTGVQYDSITRIRDSFLDLQFRRENETLGSWSIIDNTIRSIEGFFNEPSDNGLRSVMDKFWNSWEVLNRDPSLLSARVEVVGAASNFTNMLKHIDESLTKLENDTQSSINIKVNEANDIIANIASLTDTIKRVEGMGDNANDFRDQRDLLIDQLSTIIDVQVTDGEGGDITILAGGVMVVENGESTPITADAAATAGQLHGYSQSLAEVDRVRNQMNAMVRTMVTGTVDVELAAGYVAASNLVAKSAVELESGATIPAGGTIPAGSILKGPATVQVNGFNGLHSLGYTLSDPAKSGIPFFTTTDGGEFSLSNIQVNVDIVNNVSNIAASGRYDTVNGQNVTVKGNSVIAHALASLRDKSFNYPADMTSLSTGSVDDYYRAIMGDLGTRATNAERNVKVQSDMVDSVQYRRQSVSGVSLDEEMADMIRFQHAYNAAARNMTTVDEMLDRVINQMGVVGR is encoded by the coding sequence ATGAGATCAACCTTTCACGGACTGGAGACGAGCAAGCGGTCCTTGTTCGTCCAATCGACAATGATGCAGACTTTGGGACATAACATCGCCAATGCGTCCACGGACGGTTATACGCGGCAGCGGGTGAATGCCTCTGCGACCCGGCCGCTGGCGATGCCGGGGATGTATAACAGTGTGGCACCGGGGCAGTTGGGAACTGGCGTGCAGTACGACAGCATTACCCGTATCCGCGACAGCTTCCTCGATCTTCAATTCCGCAGAGAGAACGAGACGCTTGGTTCGTGGAGTATTATCGATAATACGATACGTTCGATTGAAGGTTTTTTCAATGAACCGTCGGATAATGGCTTGCGCAGTGTCATGGATAAGTTCTGGAACTCCTGGGAAGTCCTCAATCGCGACCCCTCTCTGCTCAGTGCGCGCGTCGAAGTGGTCGGTGCGGCCTCTAACTTCACCAATATGCTGAAGCATATCGATGAGTCGCTGACCAAGCTGGAGAATGATACCCAGTCCAGCATCAACATCAAAGTGAACGAAGCGAATGATATTATCGCAAATATAGCAAGCTTGACGGATACGATTAAGCGCGTGGAAGGCATGGGAGACAATGCCAACGATTTCCGGGATCAGCGCGACTTGTTGATTGATCAACTCTCGACCATCATTGATGTGCAGGTGACCGATGGAGAGGGAGGAGATATTACCATCCTAGCGGGCGGTGTGATGGTTGTCGAGAACGGAGAATCGACGCCAATTACGGCAGATGCAGCCGCTACGGCAGGACAACTTCATGGCTACTCGCAATCGCTTGCTGAAGTCGATCGGGTGCGTAATCAGATGAATGCGATGGTTAGAACGATGGTAACCGGCACGGTGGATGTCGAGCTGGCGGCAGGCTATGTGGCTGCCTCGAATCTCGTTGCCAAGAGCGCCGTGGAGCTGGAGAGCGGGGCGACGATCCCGGCGGGCGGCACAATTCCGGCCGGCTCCATCTTGAAGGGACCTGCGACGGTGCAAGTGAACGGATTTAACGGTCTGCACAGTCTGGGCTATACGTTGTCAGATCCCGCCAAGTCGGGCATTCCATTCTTTACGACGACGGATGGCGGCGAATTTTCCCTCAGCAATATTCAGGTCAATGTCGACATCGTGAATAACGTTAGCAATATCGCGGCTTCCGGCCGCTATGACACCGTGAACGGGCAGAACGTGACGGTTAAGGGGAATAGTGTCATTGCGCATGCATTGGCTTCGCTTCGCGATAAATCATTCAACTATCCGGCCGATATGACATCGTTATCTACTGGCTCGGTAGATGATTATTACCGCGCGATTATGGGTGACCTGGGAACGCGGGCAACGAACGCGGAACGGAATGTCAAGGTGCAGAGCGATATGGTCGATTCCGTGCAATACCGCCGGCAATCGGTGAGCGGCGTGTCGCTGGACGAAGAGATGGCAGACATGATTCGCTTCCAGCATGCTTATAATGCGGCGGCACGGAACATGACGACGGTGGATGAGATGCTGGATCGGGTCATTAATCAGATGGGTGTCGTTGGCCGTTAA